From the Tribolium castaneum strain GA2 chromosome 2, icTriCast1.1, whole genome shotgun sequence genome, one window contains:
- the LOC655462 gene encoding cilia- and flagella-associated protein 299, which produces MAHITATSTPQIEADRRLLQFETYEDYLDSLITEQDRCYLQDTVAARTIAELGYRSSGETLSRQQFEKRLAAVIAYLYPGYKPYELASEGIAGGDPIQKELAIRERPNRVGILSTIIFLRYQTKKGFEVSGYIDYAHRLSNQDWKPFFREGQQVLPQPTDLGYYHWKLGKTMSNNSINYKVCVDPVKGLVFQNRYDRRIICVDPSQEPGANTTRKRVESDIYDHVILYDHVVRQRI; this is translated from the exons ATGGCGCACATAACCGCGACTTCAACGCCCCAAATCGAGGCCGACCGCCGCTTGCTCCAGTTTGAAACTTACGAGGACTATCTGGACTCGTTAATAACCGAACAAGATCGTTGTTATCTCCAGGACACAGTCGCGGCACGAACCATCGCCGAACTTGGCTACAG GAGTTCCGGAGAGACGTTGAGTCGACAGCAGTTCGAGAAGCGATTAGCCGCAGTCATCGCTTATCTCTACCCGGGCTACAAGCCCTACGAGCTGGCCAGTGAAGGGATCGCCGGAGGCGATCCCATCCAGAAGGAGCTAGCGATCAGAGAGCGGCCGAACCGAGTCGGCATACTTTCG ACGATTATTTTTCTTAGATACCAAACGAAAAAAGGGTTCGAGGTTTCGGGGTATATTGACTATGCACACAGGCTTTCGAATCAGGACTGGAAGCCGTTTTTTAGAG AGGGCCAACAAGTACTTCCGCAGCCGACCGACTTGGGATATTATCATTGGAAATTAGGAAAAACTATGTCGAACAACTCGATTAATTACAAG GTGTGCGTGGATCCGGTCAAAGGACTCGTCTTCCAGAACAGGTACGACAGGAGGATCATCTGCGTGGATCCCTCGCAGGAGCCCGGAGCCAACACCACCCGGAAACGCGTCGAGTCGGATATCTACGACCACGTCATCCTCTACGACCACGTCGTGCGACAgaggatttaa